One Aegilops tauschii subsp. strangulata cultivar AL8/78 chromosome 7, Aet v6.0, whole genome shotgun sequence genomic window carries:
- the LOC109787202 gene encoding disease resistance protein Pikm1-TS — translation MTTRIDSVPRDDFITNKLYIRMNPEWNRGNRKWLHALVEKDLAAWMKLDMVGEGFDCDHPIVHMCGGVPLALLCMFSAMRMVREEQEQLGVHVKACDAQDMIEKQVKRSGIQNTPGFEPLVESLQLGYADLPHHMMKTCLLNCSIYPQNHFHRDQLVMRWVAEGFTYKVDEAVGYFEELVERELLMQVNDGSTYKLNSMMQNFLRWKSQEDNFITYSSDMTSAYPCRIHRLCIDKHPGDDGSLEGVDPFSGLDWSQIRSLVVFEDAERLPFEKLARVRLLDLQFKTALGDHHVKDICGLLRVKHLFGLEGVGISELPPEIGRLHYLETLNVSNTSISKLPHEIGRLKKLKNLYVSHSPRIRELPREIGDLQHLETLCIFATDIRELPRDIGRLKKLKTLNHKNSALNVSYNEGFRDLPREIGDLQNLESLDLSGSKGMTSLPREIGKLQRLKTLKACWTWITELPREMGNLQNLETLDLIYSRGLTGLPREIGNLQNLEQLLLSATGVVKLPREIGRLKKLKTLKLSETIAVLPWEAGQLSELEGVPECIRKAWKNSDFVSELAGEILSIELVRWDGDPKGLIVGTKHMHIPQWIKDHFNDLGSLDIRICKLEEEQDLKILREMPKLQHLTLRLEAVPRKPIAISAEGFPRLHRLYVDSRVPPVIIFQEGAMPRLFELRFEFQFYGGPPPPANKEAQLGIKHIRYLLSVEFICSQEWYGGAEESRSPCMSAMIDVVRKEAQEHPNQISFHVSGRESELFPKKDRLAGQVSLFSSSSGSGAENEMKRPEEKKILAQEVSLSSSSAGTGPEIK, via the exons ATGACAACTCGTATTGATTCTGTACCAAGAGATGACTTCATTACTAACAAGCTCTACATCAGAATGAATCCTGAATGGAATCGCGGAAACAGAAAATGGCTCCACGCACTTGTTGAGAAAGATCTTGCTGCTTGGATGAAGCTTGACATGGTTGGCGAAGGTTTTGACTGTGACCATCCTATTGTGCACATGTGTGGTGGTGTGCCATTAGCACTGCTTTGCATGTTTTCAGCAATGAGAATGGTCCGAGAGGAACAAGAACAGCTAGGTGTGCATGTAAAGGCATGTGATGCGCAAGATATGATTGAGAAGCAAGTTAAGCGAAGTGGAATTCAGAACACTCCAGGGTTTGAACCGTTGGTAGAGAGTTTGCAGCTTGGCTACGCCGATCTTCCTCACCATATGATGAAGACTTGCTTGCTAAACTGCAGTATATACCCTCAGAATCACTTTCACAGGGATCAACTGGTCATGCGATGGGTCGCTGAAGGATTTACTTATAAAGTGGATGAAGCAGTAGGTTATTTTGAAGAGCTTGTCGAGAGAGAATTACTGATGCAGGTGAATGATGGTAGTACATACAAATTGAATTCGATGATGCAAAATTTCCTTCGATGGAAATCACAAGAAGATAATTTCATTACTTACAGTTCTGACATGACATCGGCATATCCATGTCGAATCCATCGGCTATGTATTGACAAGCATCCAGGTGATGATGGTTCACTAGAGGGGGTGGATCCCTTCTCTGGATTAGATTGGTCTCAGATTCGATCCCTTGTTGTTTTTGAAGATGCTGAAAGACTCCCCTTTGAGAAGTTGGCACGCGTGCGACTGTTGGATCTTCAATTTAAAACGGCTCTTGGCGATCATCATGTGAAGGATATTTGTGGACTGCTCCGTGTGAAGCACCTATTCGGTCTAGAGGGGGTGGGAATTAGTGAGCTACCACCAGAAATAGGAAGGCTACACTATCTAGAGACCCTGAACGTAAGCAATACGTCTATTAGCAAGCTACCCCATgagattgggagactgaaaaagtTGAAGAATCTATACGTGAGTCATAGCCCAAGGATCAGAGAGTTGCCCAGAGAGATTGGAGACCTGCAGCATTTAGAGACATTGTGCATATTTGCAACAGATATCAGAGAGCTGCCCAGGGACATTGGGAGACTAAAGAAGTTGAAGACTCTGAACCATA AAAACAGTGCTCTGAACGTGTCCTACAATGAAGGGTTCAGGGATCTTCCCAGGGAGATCGGGGACCTGCAAAATTTAGAGAGTCTGGACCTCAGTGGTAGCAAAGGGATGACAAGTCTACCAAGGGAGATTGGGAAATTGCAGCGTTTGAAAACACTCAAGGCGTGTTGGACATGGATCACAGAGCTGCCTCGTGAGATGGGGAACCTCCAGAATTTGGAGACTCTTGACCTGATTTACAGCCGCGGGCTCACAGGACTGCCTCGTGAGATTGGGAATCTGCAGAATCTGGAACAACTGCTCTTGAGTGCTACGGGGGTGGTAAAGCTACCAAGAGAAATTGGGAGGCTGAAGAAGCTGAAGACTTTGAAATTGAGTGAGACCATCGCTGTACTACCCTGGGAGGCAGGCCAGCTTTCAGAATTGGAGGGAGTGCCCGAGTGCATCCGCAAAGCTTGGAAGAATAGTGATTTTGTGTCTGAGTTAGCCGGGGAGATCCTGTCGATTGAACTGGTTAGATGGGATGGTGATCCAAAGGGGCTAATTGTTGGTACAAAACACATGCACATTCCCCAGTGGATCAAGGATCACTTCAACGACCTTGGGTCGTTGGATATCAGGATATGCAAATTGGAGGAGGAGCAGGATCTCAAGATTCTGCGGGAGATGCCCAAGCTACAACATCTCACGCTAAGGTTGGAAGCCGTCCCAAGGAAGCCCATAGCCATCAGCGCTGAAGGGTTTCCAAGGCTCCATCGTCTCTATGTTGACAGCCGCGTGCCACCGGTTATCATCTTCCAGGAAGGAGCGATGCCGAGGCTGTTTGAACTCCGCTTCGAGTTCCAGTTCTACGGTGGCCCGCCTCCGCCTGCAAATAAAGAGGCTCAGCTGGGTATCAAACACATCCGGTACCTCCTCTCGGTCGAATTTATATGCAGCCAGGAATGGTATGGAGGAGCAGAAGAGAGCAGGAGCCCGTGCATGAGCGCCATGATTGACGTGGTGAGGAAAGAAGCCCAGGAGCATCCCAACCAGATCAGCTTTCATGTCTCTGGCCGCGAGAGTGAGCTTTTTCCAAAGAAGGACAGGTTGGCAGGGCAGGTTTCCCTGTTCAGCAGCAGCAGTGGGAGTGGCGCTGAGAATGAGATGAAGCGTCCTGAGGAGAAGAAGATCTTGGCACAGGAGGTTTCCCTGTCCAGCAGCAGTGCGGGGACCGGCCCTGAGATCAAGTAG
- the LOC109787203 gene encoding disease resistance protein Pik-2 codes for MEFVVGASEATMRSLLGKLGGLLAQEYTLIRGVRGDIQYINDELACMQAFLGDLGSALDDHDRRLKNWMKQIRDMAYDMEDCIDDFAHRLPQDSLSDARCSFIVTAIYEVWTFWPRRDIASKIAELKVRAQYIAERRNRYGVNNPNPRTSSGAGATHAVTYGIAEHLVASRQLIRTENPVGVKVDMEKLGGWLTKRDKGSHRAVVSLIGFGGVGKTTIATTLYRDFRNEFDCRASVTVSQNFDEDEVLRDILGQIKPKDSPIKPKEEKEGSNTGKLQKKSLVEDIKSSVKRVVLKLSGHRPQSNDGITQSKIETMNRDQLIEELKKRLDGRRYFLSVDDIWSVETWETIRNWLPHDNTKDSRVIVTTRFQAVGAACSERDGTDYLHTVNVLSDVDSKSLYQQGASESPSSKERERMDTISQAVDTGSSEGDGSDHMHSTDVPSDVDEKDRLNDRVSDPQGSKDREKEAVHEEIWKYCGGLPLPIVTMAGLVACNPTKTNDHWSKVCKSLFPEQVAPLTLEGVTRILDYCYNDLPADLKTCSLYLSIFPKGSKISKKRLTRRWISECFVAEKQGLSAEEVAETYFNQLVSRKIIRPVDHSSNGKVKSFKVHDMILEYIVSKSSEENFITVVGGHWLMPTPSNKVRRLSMQSSGSKHGNSTKGMNLSQVRSLTAFGSQNRRLPFHSFNNGIIQVLDLEGWKGLTNKHMNDICKMLVLKYLSLRRTEVSEIPSKIEKLQYLETLDIRETNVGVLPKAFGQLKQLRSMLGGNKNTKKALKLPHEKNKEPMKALRILSGIEIGEDSSAVASLHQLTGLRKLAIYKLNIRESGQTFKQLRSSIEYLCSCGLQTLAINDESSNFINSLDTMTTPPRYIIGLELSGKTERPPKWIKGLNNLYKITLSVTVLQTDTFKLIQDLPKLFTLTFTLNAAKDDRDIVDILEENKQLTDREIIIPPGGFKSLKLLRFFATLVPRLSFAVTGREVMPALERIDMRFEAFEGIYGIETLKSLQEVHLSVGNQADEITKFLVQDLKNTPKYLDEKYANKWPKIITE; via the exons ATGGAGTTTGTAGTGGGTGCTTCGGAAGCCACCATGAGATCTCTCCTAGGCAAGTTGGGCGGCCTCCTTGCCCAAGAGTACACTTTGATCCGTGGTGTCCGCGGTGACATCCAGTACATCAACGACGAGCTCGCTTGCATGCAGGCCTTTCTTGGCGACCTCGGTTCTGCCCTGGACGACCATGATCGCCGGCTCAAGAACTGGATGAAGCAGATCCGTGACATGGCATACGACATGGAAGACTGCATCGATGATTTTGCTCATCGGCTCCCTCAAGACTCCCTCAGCGATGCAAGATGCTCTTTCATCGTGACGGCAATCTACGAGGTATGGACATTCTGGCCTCGCCGAGACATTGCTTCCAAGATTGCCGAGCTCAAGGTCCGGGCACAATACATAGCTGAGCGACGCAACAGATATGGAGTAAACAACCCAAACCCAAGAACAAGCTCTGGAGCCGGAGCAACCCATGCTGTTACGTATGGCATTGCTGAGCATTTGGTTGCAAGCCGTCAGCTCATCCGCACAGAGAACCCCGTGGGAGTAAAGGTGGACATGGAGAAGCTCGGGGGTTGGCTGACCAAACGTGATAAAGGCTCTCATCGAGCTGTTGTGTCCTTGATTGGATTCGGTGGTGTGGGAAAGACAACCATTGCCACGACACTGTACCGAGATTTCAGGAATGAATTTGACTGCCGGGCATCGGTCACGGTGTCTCAGAACTTTGACGAAGATGAAGTCCTCAGGGATATTCTTGGTCAAATCAAGCCAAAAGATAGTCCAATCAAGCcaaaggaggagaaggagggcaGCAACACAGGGAAGTTGCAGAAGAAAAGCCTAGTGGAAGACATTAAAAGCTCGGTGAAGCGAGTTGTGTTAAAGCTCTCTGGTCATAGGCCGCAAAGCAATGATGGCATCACTCAGAGTAAGATAGAAACAATGAACCGTGACCAACTTATCGAAGAACTCAAAAAGCGGCTGGATGGAAGGAG GTATTTCCTCTCGGTTGATGATATATGGTCTGTAGAAACATGGGAGACCATTAGAAATTGGTTGCCACATGATAATACAAAAGATAGTAGAGTGATAGTAACTACAAGATTTCAAGCTGTTGGTGCTGCGTGCTCAGAAAGAGATGGAACTGATTATCTGCACACTGTTAATGTTCTAAGTGATGTTGACTCCAAAAGTCTATATCAACAGGGTGCTTCTGAATCCCCAAGCAGCAAAGAAAGAGAAAGAATGGATACAATATCTCAAGCTGTTGATACCGGGTCCTCCGAAGGAGATGGAAGTGATCATATGCATTCAACTGATGTTCCTAGTGATGTCGATGAAAAAGATCGGCTCAATGATCGTGTTTCTGATCCACAAGGCAGCAAAGATCGAGAGAAAGAAGCGGTCCATGAGGAGATATGGAAATACTGCGGGGGCCTGCCTTTGCCAATAGTCACCATGGCTGGCCTTGTGGCTTGCAACCCAACAAAAACCAATGATCATTGGAGTAAAGTTTGCAAGTCATTATTTCCGGAGCAGGTGGCTCCGCTTACATTGGAGGGGGTCACAAGGATACTTGATTACTGCTATAATGATTTGCCAGCAGATCTCAAGACTTGCTCATTGTATCTGAGCATATTCCCCAAGGGCTCGAAAATTAGTAAGAAGCGTCTGACCCGGCGATGGATATCAGAATGTTTCGTCGCTGAGAAGCAAGGGTTGAGTGCAGAGGAAGTGGCAGAAACATACTTCAATCAGCTTGTAAGCAGGAAGATAATACGTCCTGTGGATCACAGCAGCAATGGGAAGGTCAAATCCTTTAAGGTTCATGACATGATCCTTGAATATATCGTGTCCAAGTCAAGTGAAGAGAATTTTATTACTGTCGTTGGTGGACATTGGCTGATGCCAACTCCTAGCAACAAAGTTCGCCGACTCTCCATGCAAAGCAGTGGTTCCAAGCATGGGAATTCCACAAAAGGCATGAACTTGTCTCAAGTGCGGTCACTGACAGCGTTTGGAAGCCAGAACAGACGGCTCCCTTTCCATTCGTTCAACAATGGAATAATACAAGTGCTAGATCTTGAGGGCTGGAAGGGTTTGACAAATAAGCATATGAATGACATATGTAAAATGCTAGTGCTGAAGTATTTGAGCCTCCGACGAACAGAGGTTTCTGAGATTCCATCAAAGATCGAGAAGCTCCAGTATCTAGAAACTCTTGACATAAGGGAGACAAATGTCGGGGTGCTGCCAAAAGCTTTTGGACAGCTCAAACAGCTTCGTAGCATGCTTGGAGGGAACAAAAACACAAAGAAGGCTTTGAAGTTGCCACATGAGAAGAACAAGGAGCCGATGAAAGCACTTCGTATCTTGTCAGGGATTGAAATCGGTGAGGACTCATCAGCTGTAGCAAGCCTTCATCAGCTGACAGGGCTAAGGAAGCTTGCCATTTACAAGCTCAATATAAGGGAAAGTGGTCAGACCTTCAAACAATTACGCTCCTCCATTGAGTACCTCTGTAGCTGCGGTCTGCAGACATTGGCAATCAATGATGAGAGCTCTAATTTTATCAACTCTCTAGACACCATGACCACTCCTCCAAGATACATCATCGGCCTAGAGTTGTCTGGCAAGACGGAAAGGCCCCCAAAGTGGATCAAAGGACTCAATAACCTCTATAAGATTACCCTTTCTGTGACAGTTCTTCAGACTGATACTTTCAAGCTCATCCAGGACCTGCCCAAATTGTTTACGCTCACCTTTACACTCAATGCAGCCAAGGATGATAGGGACATAGTGGACATTCTTGAGGAAAATAAACAGCTTACTGACAGGGAGATCATTATTCCACCTGGAGGATTCAAGAGTCTAAAGCTGCTTCGCTTCTTTGCAACTCTAGTGCCGAGGCTGAGCTTTGCAGTTACAGGAAGAGAGGTAATGCCAGCACTGGAGAGGATTGATATGCGGTTCGAAGCCTTTGAAGGGATTTACGGCATTGAGACTCTCAAAAGCCTCCAAGAGGTGCATCTCAGTGTTGGTAATCAAGCAGATGAAATAACCAAGTTCTTGGTACAAGATTTGAAGAACACCCCCAAGTACTTGGATGAAAAGTATGCCAACAAGTGGCCAAAGATAATCACCGAGTGA